Part of the Pseudarthrobacter sp. NBSH8 genome is shown below.
CGCCGAGGAGCGTGCCACGTCCTTCTGAGTGGCGGAAATCCCCGAATGAGTCTCCCAGAAGGTGCGGTCCCGCGCTGGCAGGTCGGCGCCCGAGAGCTTATTCTGCATGTCCTCCAGGGCGTCGATCAGTTCAGCGGGGGAAAACGAGAGGGACGTGTGTGAGAACCACTCCTCCACGCTTTGCGTGCGGGCATTTCCTTTGGTCCGGGTCTTCGAGTCCTTGACGGTCATCGCGGCTCCTTTCACTTAACGCACAGTATATGCCAGTGCCGCTAATTGTGGGAAGGAGTCGCCCCTCCGCAGTGCGTCCTCGGGGGACTTAGTCATTGGGAAAACCTCAGGGGCGTAGTTGTAGAAGTCCACTAATTCGGTCAGCTGGGCAGCGCCCGTCATGCAGTGGTTCGGGCGCAGGCTAATGAATGTTGGAGGAGGTGATCTGTTGATGAAATGTGACCAGAGCTTGGCACTGGACGGGGTTCGCCGGCTTCCCGTGGGATCGGACATGGGCATGTGCACTGCGCCTGGGCTGGAGCCTGACCGCCGGCAACGGTGGAAAGAAAAGAGGGTGTGCACAATGTGCACACCCTGGGCTTCGGATCGGGTCGTCCCGGGTTCGGTTCGGGACGGATTGGTGATGTTTTCGGGGGAGTTCAGTGTTTGCAGGGGCTGGAATGCAGTTCGAGTCCCACCTCGGGCACGTGTTTTCCCTGTTCAGAGGCTTGCGGGCCTCTAAGTGTGCACAAACTGTTCACATTTGGGCCCCTCCGGGGACCCTTTTTTGTTGGTGGCCGTTGCTGTCGCCGGCGGCTGCTTGCCTACTTGGTCGATGGTTTTGGTGCGTGTTACCACTTCATTGTCGTTCACGGAGTGGGCTACATGACCGCTTCCTGCAGGGACAAGACTGTGTGCGAACCGATGTACCTGGTGCCACCTGTGACCAGAAATTTCATGTACATCCTCATTGGGCGAAGACTACCCCGACGTTCCGGCGGCTCCGGACATCGGGGAACGTCGGGGCAGTCATTCCCATTGCTACAGGGCGATGATTTTAAGCAGCAGTGCGTGTTCCGGGTTGAGGGCGGGCATGGGCAGGCCCACTTCGGCCAGGAATCGGCCGCGGGCTACTGCGCCGTCCGCTAGCCAGGCCGGGGGCTGGACCTGGGTGAAGGTGTTGGCGTAGTCTGCATCTGCCGGGGCTGGGAAGATGGCTTCCACCCGGTAGTCCCGGTCAGGTTCCAGGCCGGGGATGGCGATCCGTCCCGGCTGTTCTGCGAAGGCGGTGCCGGTGCTGACCAGGGCGAACAGGGCCGCCGTCGTTCCCTGTGTGGCACCACTGGGGGCCACCACACCGTGCAGCATCAGGGAATCGTCGGACATGTCCGCGCGGACCATGCGCCCGGAGTGGATCAGGGCGCGGTGTTCCTTGTAGAGGGCGATGAAGCGTTTGAGTTCCTCGCGCTCGGCGCCCTGGACGCTGCGGACGTCCCATTCCATGCCGAAGTGGCCGAACAGGGCGGTGATGGCGCGGAAGGACAGGTCGTGGGTACGGGCCGTGGTGTGCGAGGTGGTGGGGCCGATGTGTCCGCCCACCAGCTCAGGCGGAACCACGACGCCGGTCCAGCGCTGGATGGTCTGGCGTTCCAGGGCGTCGTTGCAGTCCGAGGCCCAGATGCGGTCGGTGCGTTCCAGGATGCCGAGGTCCACCCGGGCGCCGCCGGAGGAGCAGCTTTCAATCTCGACGCCGGGATGCGCCTTGCGGAGTTCGTCGAAGAGCCGGTAGGCGGCAAGGGTCTGTTCGTGGACGGAGGAGCGGCCGCCGTGGCCGTGTTCGAGGAGGTCCCGGTTCTGGTCCCATTTGAGGTAGCTGATGTTGTTCTCGCGCAGCAGGGCGTCGACACGGTCGTAAATGTACTGCCATGCGTCCGGGTTCACGAGGTCGATCACATGCTGGTTCCGCCATTCAAGGGGCAGGCGGCCGCCGTCCTTGTAGCTGTGGACGGATGGACCAACGATCCATTCGGGGTGTGCGCGGGCAATATCGGAGTCCAGGTTGACCATTTCGGGTTCCACCCAGAGCCCGAATTCCATTCCGCGCGAGGTTACGGCGTCGATCAGGGGCGTGAGGCCGTCGGGCCAGAGGGTTTCGTCGACGTACCAGTCGCCGAGGCCGGCGTGGTCGTCGCGGCGGCCGCGGAACCAGCCGTCGTCGAGGACAAAGCGCTCGACGCCGAGTTCGGCGGCGGAGTCGGCCAGTTCGATCAGGGTGGACAGGTTGTGGTCGAAGTAGACCGCTTCCCAGACATTGAGCACTGCGGGGCGGGGCTTGCCGGCGGGCAGGCCGGTGGTGGCTGCGGGGAGCACGTGGTGGGGGCGGGATCGGAACCAGGTGTAGAACGCCTCGCTGATGCCGTCCAGGCCGTGGTCCGAGTACGCGGCAAAGAGCGCCGGTGTGGTGTAGCTGGCACCGGGTGCGAGGATGACCTCGGCCGGGCCCAGGAGTTCGGAGCCGCCGATCATGGTGCGGCCATCGCCAATGCTGTCCGCGAACTGTTCGTGGTTGCCGCTCCAGGCCAGGTGCGTGGCCCAGACTTTCCCGTGGCGGTTGCCGAACCCTGCGGTGCCGGCGGCGAAGAGCAGTGAGGAATCGTGTCCGGTGCGGCCGTGCCGGCCGGTGCGGACCCAGGTGCCCTGCTGGATGGGGCGGCGCTGCGGG
Proteins encoded:
- a CDS encoding alpha-galactosidase, which gives rise to MDPLHLRSAGTSLVISFDSREAEVIHWGADLGSTLPDLAILTAAIPPSSIDANVPAGLLPQASSSWRGRPALRGHRITDGVSGLDFSARLRVVSAGAQGTSAIIVQTDADAGLTVSSALTLHDGGLLELRHTLTNDGATPYQLDELATVLPVAPDAVELLDLTGRWCRERHPQRRPIQQGTWVRTGRHGRTGHDSSLLFAAGTAGFGNRHGKVWATHLAWSGNHEQFADSIGDGRTMIGGSELLGPAEVILAPGASYTTPALFAAYSDHGLDGISEAFYTWFRSRPHHVLPAATTGLPAGKPRPAVLNVWEAVYFDHNLSTLIELADSAAELGVERFVLDDGWFRGRRDDHAGLGDWYVDETLWPDGLTPLIDAVTSRGMEFGLWVEPEMVNLDSDIARAHPEWIVGPSVHSYKDGGRLPLEWRNQHVIDLVNPDAWQYIYDRVDALLRENNISYLKWDQNRDLLEHGHGGRSSVHEQTLAAYRLFDELRKAHPGVEIESCSSGGARVDLGILERTDRIWASDCNDALERQTIQRWTGVVVPPELVGGHIGPTTSHTTARTHDLSFRAITALFGHFGMEWDVRSVQGAEREELKRFIALYKEHRALIHSGRMVRADMSDDSLMLHGVVAPSGATQGTTAALFALVSTGTAFAEQPGRIAIPGLEPDRDYRVEAIFPAPADADYANTFTQVQPPAWLADGAVARGRFLAEVGLPMPALNPEHALLLKIIAL